One Defluviitoga tunisiensis genomic window carries:
- a CDS encoding HK97 gp10 family phage protein — protein MAKVEVKLPEQFLLKLSRLGERTDEIIPKVLEAGGEVVLSKVKSNLQSVIGSGTKYPSRATGELVNALGLSPAKQDRDGNHNIKIGFTEPRKDGESNAKIANIIEYGKSGQPPRPFLKPAKSATRKSCIEVMKSRLEQELGRI, from the coding sequence GTGGCTAAGGTGGAAGTTAAATTGCCGGAACAGTTCTTGCTCAAGTTATCCAGACTTGGAGAAAGAACAGACGAAATCATACCTAAGGTGCTGGAAGCAGGCGGGGAAGTGGTTCTTTCAAAAGTGAAGTCCAATCTTCAGTCAGTTATCGGGAGCGGCACTAAATATCCGTCCAGAGCAACCGGTGAATTGGTAAATGCTTTGGGACTCTCTCCTGCCAAACAGGACAGGGATGGAAACCACAACATAAAAATCGGCTTTACTGAACCAAGGAAGGATGGGGAAAGCAATGCGAAGATTGCCAATATTATTGAGTATGGCAAGTCCGGGCAGCCTCCAAGGCCCTTTTTGAAACCGGCAAAATCAGCTACAAGGAAGTCCTGCATCGAAGTAATGAAGTCAAGACTGGAACAGGAGCTGGGTCGTATATGA
- a CDS encoding head maturation protease, ClpP-related yields the protein MNKSQKPRPVRRFWNWIQNDDGSRTLYLDGPIAEESWLGDEVTPKQFKSELLSGEGDITIWINSPGGDIFAANQIYNMLMDYKGKVTVKIDGIAASAASVIAMAGGDVFMSPVSMMMIHNPMTIAIGDTEEMEKAIAMLEEIKESIINAYELKTRLSRAKISHLMDAESWFNARKAVELGFADGILFMEDESFPSEFEVSGGMIFSRQAVTNSILRKLKPKEKPKGTPIESLEKRLFLLLPH from the coding sequence ATGAACAAATCACAAAAACCAAGGCCGGTTCGCCGTTTCTGGAACTGGATACAAAACGATGACGGTAGCCGGACATTATATCTTGACGGACCTATAGCCGAAGAAAGCTGGCTGGGAGACGAAGTGACTCCCAAACAGTTCAAATCAGAGCTGTTATCCGGAGAGGGCGATATAACGATCTGGATCAACAGCCCGGGCGGTGATATATTTGCAGCCAACCAGATTTACAACATGCTTATGGATTACAAAGGCAAAGTGACGGTAAAGATTGACGGTATTGCAGCCAGCGCCGCTTCGGTCATAGCTATGGCCGGAGGTGACGTCTTTATGTCACCAGTCAGCATGATGATGATTCACAACCCTATGACAATAGCCATCGGTGATACGGAAGAAATGGAGAAAGCTATCGCAATGCTGGAAGAAATAAAGGAATCCATCATCAACGCTTATGAGCTGAAAACCAGACTTTCCAGGGCAAAAATATCGCACCTAATGGATGCAGAAAGCTGGTTTAACGCAAGAAAAGCGGTGGAACTTGGCTTTGCCGATGGAATCTTGTTTATGGAGGATGAATCATTCCCATCCGAATTTGAAGTATCAGGAGGAATGATCTTCAGCAGGCAGGCAGTAACAAATTCCATCCTGCGAAAGCTTAAACCAAAAGAAAAACCAAAAGGAACCCCGATTGAGTCGCTTGAGAAGCGGCTTTTTCTACTTTTACCCCACTAA
- a CDS encoding head-tail adaptor protein: MSFGKMKTFVDIISVKPVKDSEGFTEKDDVILASVRAYKEDRHGSEKWANRAAFSQASALFRFRKIPNLEVTTDLVLVCSDGRYNIISVEDVKGRGMYIEVLAEKVKSSKA; the protein is encoded by the coding sequence ATGAGCTTTGGAAAAATGAAAACTTTCGTGGACATTATCTCAGTCAAGCCGGTTAAGGATAGTGAGGGTTTTACTGAAAAAGATGATGTCATTCTTGCTTCGGTAAGGGCATACAAGGAAGATAGGCATGGCAGTGAAAAATGGGCAAACAGGGCGGCGTTTTCGCAGGCGTCTGCCCTGTTCCGCTTCCGTAAGATACCTAACCTGGAAGTTACCACAGATCTTGTACTCGTTTGCAGCGATGGCAGGTACAACATTATCAGTGTTGAGGACGTAAAAGGACGTGGAATGTATATTGAGGTGCTTGCGGAAAAAGTGAAATCAAGCAAAGCATAA
- a CDS encoding distal tail protein Dit encodes MGFIYNGISSQSMKIRARLTKWQVSPALRNSFETVPGKAGIADFGCDISERNIIISCSVLPQRSFAELVSVLDNVAEWLNPENGLKQLVIDDLPDRYFMARLSEAVDCERILRTAGSFELRFVCPDPYVYALEDEIFVLSETGLHELERVKGNTDSNPVYLLKGLISTSSSSYISLITNGEELLIVGSLSEGETLIVDSGMVTAKVIDETGRTLRNGLPSLQDLNFPILRKGVNHIEIAAENATFTELKIQAKSRWR; translated from the coding sequence ATGGGATTTATCTACAATGGAATATCGTCGCAAAGTATGAAAATACGAGCAAGACTTACCAAATGGCAGGTCTCCCCTGCCCTGCGCAATTCCTTTGAAACTGTGCCGGGCAAAGCAGGTATTGCAGATTTTGGCTGCGACATATCAGAACGAAACATAATAATTAGCTGTAGTGTGCTTCCCCAGCGCAGTTTTGCTGAGCTTGTATCGGTTCTTGATAATGTTGCAGAATGGTTAAATCCGGAAAACGGGCTTAAGCAACTTGTTATAGATGATTTGCCCGACCGATATTTCATGGCTCGCTTATCAGAAGCGGTTGACTGTGAGCGGATATTGCGGACAGCGGGCAGCTTTGAACTTCGGTTTGTTTGTCCCGACCCGTATGTTTACGCGTTGGAAGATGAGATATTTGTTCTTTCTGAAACAGGTCTGCATGAGTTGGAGAGGGTTAAAGGAAATACGGATTCCAATCCGGTTTATCTCTTGAAGGGTTTGATATCAACGTCCTCATCAAGCTATATTTCGCTTATTACAAACGGCGAGGAATTGCTAATTGTTGGCTCATTATCTGAAGGTGAAACTCTGATTGTCGACTCCGGCATGGTAACAGCTAAGGTTATTGATGAAACAGGCCGAACCTTGAGAAATGGCCTTCCCAGCCTGCAGGATCTGAATTTTCCAATTCTCAGGAAAGGTGTTAATCATATTGAGATTGCCGCAGAAAACGCGACCTTTACCGAGTTAAAAATACAGGCAAAAAGCAGATGGAGGTGA
- a CDS encoding head-tail connector protein, with protein MELLEKVKANLILQHNEDDALLQEYIKAAVAYAESYQKKPEGYYAENPMPPTTEQAVIMLSSHFYESRDGSTAGFFGDSVQAGQQVWNTVNLLLRLDRDWKI; from the coding sequence ATGGAACTTTTGGAGAAGGTTAAAGCAAACCTCATATTGCAACACAACGAAGATGACGCACTTTTACAAGAGTATATCAAAGCCGCAGTGGCCTATGCGGAAAGTTACCAGAAAAAGCCGGAAGGATATTATGCCGAAAACCCCATGCCGCCTACTACTGAGCAGGCTGTCATTATGCTGTCGAGCCATTTTTATGAAAGCAGGGATGGCTCGACGGCTGGCTTTTTTGGAGATAGTGTGCAGGCAGGACAGCAGGTATGGAATACAGTAAATCTATTGCTGCGGCTCGACCGGGATTGGAAGATATAG
- a CDS encoding phage tail spike protein, whose amino-acid sequence MAIKSILTNQEDFTGEFPVTSRTSALWRFNEKTPDENLQLIDSSGHGRHFTISGWSGTSANLIAGRFGRYFRQNIVNPTSEKTHLIAENDGSFFSNLGEKIVVGGWINPTTYSVGQTYIPIFNTRQGPGQPIFYVSLYQGRLRLMLYNSSGTLIYDQSETATITLKNGGWYFIASIIEVSNKKVQNIICDRSDGATWVSPVRFFSGELNRECIADIIMGMHANTYYYAGGFDDWFLETDSQLTADDLLLYFKSSLHANGGDAASDVDALAEPSAVTLKATDGEYPASGVLYTRAVPCALSGSGRVAVTSEYTAGVTSVSLVETSTSDDLEEWSAWQAVGTSGELQSPNRQYIRFRVTLTSSDPLRTPKLLEIQLHDIPKAPYEKLGFARPVVLDKNGAWEAVLENAFDIIVTGEVNGADTLEFKLPFHDPKRSALENEKQVQIVNDIYRIRTLTDNKSEDGRVITQVYAEAVFYDLSFSAEKEPREFNADTADVPMQYALLGTGWTVGNVTVTTKRTWQCTEKNALSILRAVQNIYGGDLVFDSANRQVHLLTFSGTDSGALFSYRKNLKSIQRVVDTRELVTRLYAYGKDGLTFASINGGKAYVEDYTFSSEVRVSTLDCSSFTNPYQMLEYAKMRLAEYSKPRVSYVLSAMDLSALTGYEHEAWKLGDIVTVDDKELGLLVKTRVVRRQYNLQEPWKTVIELSTKLRELGDSSAQWDKAADALSSAELINRQEIKDMVPFNHLRNSRADDGFAYWVNSGFEVDTENGVSGTASFKAVGVPGMTKSLSQTVYPATRKSYTFSAQIASENLEKGENGQVGAEIVIEYEDGTTETRFIDLI is encoded by the coding sequence ATGGCGATAAAATCAATCCTGACAAACCAAGAGGATTTTACCGGGGAGTTTCCTGTAACATCAAGGACGTCTGCTTTATGGCGATTTAATGAAAAAACACCAGACGAAAATCTTCAGCTTATAGACTCATCGGGACATGGCAGACATTTTACCATCTCCGGCTGGTCAGGGACATCGGCAAACCTTATTGCTGGAAGATTCGGAAGATACTTCAGGCAAAATATTGTTAATCCGACTTCTGAAAAGACCCATCTTATAGCAGAAAATGATGGGAGTTTCTTTAGCAATCTGGGCGAAAAGATTGTTGTAGGCGGTTGGATTAATCCTACCACCTATTCGGTCGGCCAGACATATATACCCATATTCAATACCCGCCAAGGACCCGGTCAGCCAATTTTTTATGTTTCACTTTATCAAGGGAGACTTAGGCTTATGTTGTATAACTCCTCCGGCACACTAATCTACGACCAGAGCGAAACAGCTACCATTACCTTGAAAAACGGCGGCTGGTATTTTATCGCCTCCATCATTGAAGTAAGCAACAAAAAGGTACAGAACATCATATGCGATCGCAGCGACGGGGCAACCTGGGTGTCACCTGTGCGTTTCTTTTCGGGAGAGCTGAATCGGGAATGTATAGCAGACATTATTATGGGGATGCATGCAAATACCTACTACTATGCCGGAGGCTTCGACGACTGGTTTCTGGAAACGGACTCACAGCTTACAGCTGATGATTTGCTGTTATATTTTAAGTCGTCTTTACATGCAAACGGTGGGGATGCGGCTTCGGATGTAGATGCTTTGGCAGAGCCTAGCGCAGTCACCCTTAAAGCAACAGATGGCGAGTATCCTGCAAGTGGCGTACTTTATACAAGGGCGGTTCCATGTGCATTATCGGGCAGCGGTCGTGTAGCTGTGACAAGCGAATATACTGCAGGTGTTACTTCAGTGTCTCTAGTAGAGACCAGCACAAGCGATGATCTTGAAGAATGGTCTGCATGGCAGGCTGTGGGAACCAGCGGTGAACTTCAATCGCCAAATCGGCAATATATAAGGTTCCGTGTTACCCTTACCAGCAGCGATCCGTTGAGGACGCCAAAACTTCTGGAAATACAGCTTCATGATATACCGAAAGCGCCCTATGAGAAATTAGGCTTTGCCCGTCCTGTGGTTTTGGATAAAAACGGAGCATGGGAAGCTGTTCTTGAAAATGCCTTTGATATCATTGTCACTGGTGAGGTGAACGGTGCGGATACGTTGGAATTCAAGCTTCCGTTCCATGATCCAAAAAGAAGCGCGCTGGAAAATGAAAAACAAGTGCAAATCGTAAATGACATTTACCGGATCCGAACCTTAACGGACAATAAAAGCGAAGATGGGCGTGTTATTACGCAAGTATATGCTGAAGCGGTATTTTACGATCTGTCTTTCAGTGCGGAAAAAGAACCTAGAGAATTCAATGCAGATACTGCAGATGTTCCGATGCAATATGCACTTTTGGGAACAGGTTGGACAGTAGGAAATGTTACTGTCACTACGAAACGGACATGGCAGTGTACAGAAAAAAATGCCTTATCCATCCTTCGCGCCGTACAGAATATTTATGGCGGCGATCTGGTGTTTGACAGCGCCAACCGCCAGGTACACCTTTTGACTTTTAGTGGTACTGATAGCGGAGCGCTTTTTTCATATAGAAAGAATTTGAAAAGTATTCAGCGGGTAGTCGATACACGCGAATTAGTGACAAGGCTCTATGCTTATGGAAAGGACGGATTGACCTTCGCTTCAATTAATGGAGGTAAGGCATACGTGGAAGATTACACTTTTTCCAGTGAAGTGAGGGTGTCGACGCTTGATTGTTCGTCGTTTACAAATCCGTATCAGATGCTGGAATATGCAAAAATGCGGCTTGCAGAATATTCGAAGCCTCGCGTTTCTTATGTACTGTCTGCAATGGATTTATCTGCGCTAACCGGTTATGAGCACGAAGCATGGAAACTGGGTGATATTGTTACAGTGGACGATAAAGAACTAGGCCTTTTGGTAAAGACTCGTGTTGTGAGAAGGCAGTATAACTTGCAGGAGCCATGGAAAACAGTGATTGAGCTTTCAACTAAACTGCGGGAACTTGGCGATTCTTCAGCACAGTGGGACAAGGCAGCGGATGCGCTGTCCTCAGCAGAGTTGATAAACCGTCAGGAAATTAAAGATATGGTACCATTCAACCATCTGCGCAATTCCAGAGCGGATGATGGTTTTGCCTACTGGGTCAATTCCGGCTTTGAAGTGGATACTGAGAATGGTGTTTCTGGAACTGCTTCCTTCAAGGCTGTTGGTGTACCTGGTATGACAAAGAGCCTGTCACAGACGGTATACCCAGCAACACGTAAAAGCTATACATTTTCAGCGCAGATTGCTTCCGAAAACCTTGAAAAGGGCGAAAACGGCCAGGTTGGTGCTGAGATAGTCATTGAATACGAGGACGGTACAACAGAAACAAGATTTATAGACCTGATTTGA
- a CDS encoding phage tail protein: MADNFGLKIGIEGEKEFKNAIREINQSFKVLGSEMNLVASQFDKQDKSVEAVTARNKVLNKEIELQKEKIATLEKALANAASSFGETDKRTQSWQIQLNNAKAELNKMERELEQSAESADELGDELKESGDNAEKSGSKFEKLGSVLKGVGAAMGAAAAAAGAAAIKLGKEVVEQFGELEQNLGGSEAVFGEYAARIQKTGEEAYKNLGLSQSEYLATANKMGALFQGAGVDQQKSLELTEKAMQRAADMASVMGIDMQTAMESIAGAAKGNFTMMDNLGVAMNATTIEAYALAKGLDFAWNSATNAEKAEIAMQMFFEKTEQYAGNFARESTQTISGSIGLLQASLSSFIAGLGNANADMTNLTQNLVDAFQAVVKNIVPVLENIVAALPEATGAIISAVKDLLPVLLQTVTELFSQVLQTLLSLLPELIPAAVDAVMTIAGTLIDNLPLLIDAAVQLITALVMGLGEALPELIPAAVQAVITIVQGLLDNMDKILEAAFTLIQGLAQGLLNALPELIEALPRIITTIIDFVTNNMPKIIELGITLIVQLAAGLVKAIPELVKSLPQIVAAIIEGLGKAVVSVVEIGKNIVKGIWEGIKSLGSWIKDKVSGFFSGIVDGVKNFLGIRSPSTVFEGIGGNMALGIGEGFDKAMARVADDMQNAVPTDFNISPDISVSGRGGFSDLASGPLVVVQQMIVRGEEDIRRISQELYNLMQTGSRAQGRFITA; this comes from the coding sequence GTGGCAGACAATTTTGGCCTGAAGATCGGGATTGAAGGCGAAAAGGAATTTAAAAACGCCATTCGTGAGATCAACCAAAGTTTTAAGGTACTGGGTAGCGAAATGAACCTGGTCGCATCTCAGTTCGACAAGCAGGATAAGTCAGTTGAAGCTGTTACTGCAAGAAACAAGGTGCTTAACAAAGAGATCGAATTGCAGAAAGAAAAAATAGCTACTTTGGAGAAAGCCCTTGCCAATGCCGCCTCATCTTTCGGAGAAACCGACAAGCGGACGCAGTCCTGGCAGATACAGCTCAACAACGCCAAAGCCGAGCTGAACAAAATGGAGCGCGAACTCGAACAGTCTGCTGAAAGTGCAGATGAACTTGGGGACGAATTGAAGGAAAGTGGAGACAATGCCGAAAAATCCGGCTCGAAATTTGAGAAACTGGGCAGCGTTCTTAAAGGTGTTGGCGCGGCTATGGGTGCTGCAGCGGCCGCAGCGGGCGCGGCTGCCATCAAGCTGGGAAAAGAGGTCGTGGAGCAGTTTGGTGAGCTTGAGCAGAACCTTGGCGGTTCTGAAGCTGTGTTTGGAGAATATGCTGCACGTATCCAAAAAACGGGAGAAGAAGCCTACAAGAATCTGGGCTTGTCCCAATCCGAGTACCTTGCCACCGCCAACAAAATGGGCGCACTGTTTCAGGGTGCTGGTGTCGATCAGCAAAAAAGTCTGGAGCTTACTGAGAAGGCCATGCAACGGGCGGCAGATATGGCTTCGGTTATGGGCATTGACATGCAGACTGCCATGGAATCCATCGCTGGCGCAGCCAAGGGTAACTTCACCATGATGGATAATCTGGGCGTCGCCATGAACGCCACTACCATCGAAGCTTATGCTCTTGCAAAAGGGCTGGATTTTGCCTGGAATAGCGCAACCAATGCCGAAAAGGCCGAGATCGCCATGCAGATGTTTTTTGAAAAAACCGAACAGTATGCTGGCAACTTCGCAAGAGAGTCTACCCAGACCATCAGCGGTTCCATTGGTCTTTTACAAGCCTCTCTAAGTTCGTTTATAGCAGGACTTGGCAATGCGAACGCTGATATGACGAACCTAACACAAAATCTTGTGGATGCCTTTCAGGCTGTAGTTAAAAATATTGTACCGGTTTTGGAAAATATAGTGGCTGCTCTGCCGGAGGCAACCGGTGCAATTATCTCAGCAGTCAAAGATCTGCTTCCCGTGCTGTTGCAAACTGTAACTGAATTGTTCTCTCAGGTGCTTCAAACTCTCTTGAGCCTGCTGCCGGAGCTGATCCCGGCGGCAGTAGATGCAGTCATGACCATTGCAGGTACACTCATTGATAACCTGCCTTTACTCATTGATGCAGCGGTGCAGCTAATCACAGCGTTGGTAATGGGGCTTGGAGAAGCATTACCTGAGCTAATTCCAGCAGCAGTTCAAGCAGTGATCACCATTGTGCAAGGGCTGCTGGATAATATGGACAAAATCCTTGAAGCTGCTTTTACATTGATTCAAGGACTGGCGCAGGGACTTTTAAATGCATTGCCAGAACTAATTGAAGCACTGCCGAGGATAATTACAACAATCATTGACTTTGTGACGAACAATATGCCGAAGATCATAGAATTGGGAATTACGCTTATCGTACAGCTTGCTGCCGGGCTTGTGAAAGCCATTCCAGAACTAGTAAAGTCTTTACCTCAGATTGTTGCGGCTATTATAGAAGGCTTGGGCAAGGCGGTTGTTTCAGTGGTTGAGATTGGTAAGAACATTGTAAAAGGCATCTGGGAAGGTATTAAAAGCCTTGGTAGCTGGATTAAGGATAAGGTTTCCGGTTTCTTTTCCGGTATTGTTGATGGAGTAAAGAATTTCCTCGGAATCAGATCTCCGTCCACTGTTTTTGAAGGCATTGGCGGCAATATGGCACTGGGTATTGGTGAGGGATTTGACAAGGCTATGGCCAGAGTGGCAGACGATATGCAAAATGCAGTGCCGACAGATTTTAATATATCTCCTGATATTAGTGTAAGTGGAAGAGGTGGATTTAGCGATTTAGCTTCCGGGCCGCTTGTTGTGGTGCAGCAGATGATTGTTCGTGGTGAAGAAGACATCCGCAGGATTTCACAGGAGTTATATAACCTGATGCAGACAGGTTCAAGGGCGCAGGGACGTTTTATAACAGCGTAA
- a CDS encoding major tail protein, protein MATIGLDRLYYAKITENENGEETYDTPVPLAKAITAELSVELAEATLYADDGAAEVVKEFQSGTLTLGVADIGVDAAEVLTGATLDDNKVLISTSEDGGAPVAIGFRAKKANGKYRYFWLYRVKFGIPATNLQTKGDSITFSTPTIEGTVMRRNKPDGQGKHPWKAEVSEDDPGVSPETITGWYTEVYEPVFAVGGGSE, encoded by the coding sequence ATGGCCACAATCGGACTGGACAGGTTATATTATGCCAAAATAACTGAGAATGAAAACGGAGAAGAGACATACGACACGCCTGTTCCGCTGGCTAAGGCTATTACGGCAGAGCTTTCTGTAGAACTAGCAGAGGCGACACTTTATGCCGATGACGGGGCGGCAGAAGTGGTCAAGGAATTTCAAAGCGGCACACTGACTCTTGGTGTTGCAGATATCGGAGTAGACGCTGCTGAGGTTTTGACGGGAGCCACCCTTGATGACAATAAGGTGCTGATTTCCACCAGTGAGGATGGAGGTGCGCCTGTGGCAATTGGCTTTAGAGCCAAGAAAGCTAACGGCAAGTACAGGTATTTTTGGCTTTACAGGGTTAAATTCGGAATCCCGGCGACAAATCTGCAGACGAAGGGCGACAGCATTACCTTTTCGACACCCACCATTGAAGGGACAGTCATGAGACGTAACAAACCAGATGGCCAGGGAAAGCACCCTTGGAAGGCGGAGGTCAGCGAAGACGATCCCGGTGTATCGCCTGAAACTATTACCGGCTGGTATACGGAAGTTTATGAGCCGGTATTTGCTGTGGGAGGAGGCAGTGAATGA
- a CDS encoding phage portal protein, translated as MKIFSRLFKARDKPKNSLFGNAYSFFFGGTSSGKTVNERTAMQTTAVYACVRILAEAIAGLPLHVYRYKEDGGKEKALTHPLYYLLHDEPNPEMSSFVFRETLMSHLLLWGNAYAQIIRDGSGRVLALYPLLPNKMTVDRAPNGELFYTYRRDSDESRVNPKAGLIYLRSDEVLHIPGLGFDGLIGYSPIAMAKNAIGMAIACEEYGASFFANGANPGGVLEHPGVLKDPAKVRESWNAVYQGSANAHRIAVLEEGMKFQPIGIPPEQAQFLETRKFQINEIARIFRVPPHMVGDLEKSSFSNIEQQSLEFVKYTLDPWVVRWEQALQKALLLPSEKRTYFVKFNVDGLLRGDYASRMNGYAVARQNGWMSANDIRELENMNRIPEELGGDLYLINGNMTKLADAGAFAGKTNAETEGSKR; from the coding sequence ATGAAAATCTTTTCCCGTTTGTTCAAAGCAAGGGATAAGCCGAAAAACAGTCTGTTCGGTAATGCATATAGCTTTTTCTTCGGCGGCACATCCAGCGGAAAGACTGTCAATGAGCGGACTGCAATGCAGACAACGGCAGTGTATGCCTGTGTAAGGATACTTGCAGAAGCCATCGCCGGGCTTCCGCTTCATGTGTACCGCTATAAAGAAGACGGTGGCAAAGAAAAAGCGTTGACCCACCCGCTCTATTATTTACTCCATGACGAACCAAACCCTGAGATGAGTTCATTCGTGTTCCGAGAAACACTAATGAGTCATCTTCTTTTATGGGGAAATGCTTACGCTCAGATTATCAGGGACGGTTCCGGACGAGTGCTGGCGCTTTATCCACTTTTGCCAAACAAAATGACGGTAGACAGGGCTCCAAACGGAGAACTGTTTTACACTTATCGGCGCGACAGCGATGAGAGTAGGGTTAATCCAAAAGCAGGCCTTATATACCTACGAAGTGATGAGGTTCTTCACATCCCGGGACTCGGTTTTGACGGACTGATCGGATACTCCCCTATCGCTATGGCCAAGAACGCCATAGGCATGGCTATTGCCTGTGAAGAGTACGGTGCATCCTTTTTTGCCAACGGTGCAAATCCGGGCGGTGTGCTGGAACATCCCGGCGTATTAAAGGATCCAGCAAAGGTGCGTGAAAGCTGGAACGCTGTCTATCAAGGCAGTGCCAACGCTCACCGCATTGCCGTTCTGGAAGAGGGCATGAAGTTCCAGCCAATCGGCATCCCGCCTGAACAGGCACAGTTTCTGGAGACAAGAAAATTCCAGATAAACGAGATCGCCCGGATATTCCGCGTGCCTCCCCATATGGTTGGAGACCTTGAAAAGTCGAGCTTTTCAAACATCGAGCAGCAGTCTCTGGAATTTGTCAAATACACGCTTGATCCGTGGGTGGTGCGCTGGGAACAGGCTCTTCAAAAGGCGCTGCTTTTACCGTCGGAGAAGCGGACATACTTTGTCAAGTTCAATGTGGATGGCCTTCTGCGCGGGGATTATGCAAGCCGCATGAACGGTTATGCCGTAGCACGCCAGAACGGCTGGATGTCTGCTAACGATATCCGAGAGCTTGAGAACATGAACCGGATACCAGAGGAGTTGGGCGGTGACCTGTATCTCATCAACGGTAATATGACCAAGCTTGCCGATGCTGGAGCATTTGCAGGAAAAACCAATGCTGAAACGGAGGGATCAAAAAGATGA
- a CDS encoding phage major capsid protein, whose protein sequence is MSKILELREKRAKVWEAAKAFLDSKRGNDGLLSPEDTATYEKMEADVIALGKEIERLERQAAIDLELSKPLNIPITDKPTSISGNNEKTGRASDEYRQSFWNMMRGRRKYDVHNALQIGEDTEGGYLVPDDFERTLVEALEEENIFRQIANVITTSSGDKKIPVVASKGTASWVDEEGQIPESDDSFAQVSIGAYKLATMIKVSEELLNDSVFNLEQYIAKEFARRIGAKEEEAFFIGDGSGKPTGILADNGGGEIGVTAASATAITLDEIMDLFYSLKSPYRRNAVFIMNDSTIKAIRKLKDNNGQYLWQPSVTAGTPDTILNRPVKTSAFMPAIAAGAKTIVFGDFSYYWVADRQGRVFKRLNELYAATGQVGFMATQRVDGKLVLSEAVKILQQKST, encoded by the coding sequence ATGAGCAAAATACTGGAACTGCGTGAAAAACGCGCTAAAGTATGGGAAGCTGCTAAAGCTTTCCTCGACAGCAAACGCGGGAACGACGGACTGCTTTCACCGGAGGATACCGCGACTTATGAAAAAATGGAAGCCGACGTTATTGCGCTGGGCAAAGAAATAGAGCGTCTTGAGCGTCAGGCTGCCATAGATTTGGAACTGTCAAAACCGTTGAATATTCCTATTACAGACAAACCCACTTCCATATCTGGCAACAATGAAAAAACCGGACGTGCCAGCGATGAGTACAGGCAGTCTTTCTGGAACATGATGCGCGGCAGGCGCAAATATGACGTACACAACGCGCTGCAGATTGGAGAGGACACCGAAGGTGGATATCTTGTTCCCGACGACTTTGAGCGTACTCTTGTGGAAGCACTGGAGGAGGAGAATATATTTAGGCAGATTGCCAATGTTATTACCACGTCCAGCGGTGACAAGAAAATTCCTGTGGTGGCAAGCAAGGGTACTGCATCCTGGGTGGATGAGGAAGGCCAGATTCCCGAAAGCGATGACTCCTTTGCACAGGTATCCATCGGCGCATATAAGCTGGCTACTATGATCAAGGTGTCAGAGGAATTGTTAAACGATAGTGTATTCAACCTTGAACAGTATATAGCCAAAGAATTCGCCCGCCGAATCGGAGCAAAAGAGGAGGAAGCATTTTTTATCGGCGACGGATCTGGCAAGCCAACCGGTATCTTGGCGGATAACGGCGGTGGCGAGATAGGAGTAACCGCGGCGAGCGCGACAGCTATTACCCTTGACGAGATCATGGACTTGTTCTACAGTCTAAAGTCTCCGTACCGCAGGAACGCTGTATTCATTATGAATGATTCGACAATTAAAGCTATAAGGAAGCTCAAAGACAACAACGGTCAGTATCTCTGGCAGCCTTCTGTAACTGCTGGAACACCGGATACTATCCTCAATCGTCCAGTTAAAACTTCTGCATTTATGCCAGCCATTGCCGCCGGAGCAAAAACGATTGTATTCGGCGATTTTTCTTATTACTGGGTGGCAGACCGTCAAGGCAGGGTTTTTAAGCGGCTTAATGAGTTGTATGCTGCGACCGGACAAGTTGGATTCATGGCAACCCAGCGTGTAGATGGAAAGCTGGTACTGTCTGAAGCAGTCAAGATACTGCAGCAGAAATCAACTTAA